A region of Marmota flaviventris isolate mMarFla1 chromosome 11, mMarFla1.hap1, whole genome shotgun sequence DNA encodes the following proteins:
- the Alpi gene encoding intestinal-type alkaline phosphatase: protein MQGAPVLLLLLGLRLQLAHGVIPVEEENPAFWNQKAAEALDTAKKLKPIQTSAKNLIIFLGDGMGVPTVTATRILKGQMQGKLGPETPLAMDHFPYMALSKTYSVDRQVPDSASTATAYLCGVKANYKTIGLSAAARFDQCNTARGNEVISVMYRAKQAGKSVGVVTTTRVQHASPAGTYAHTVNRNWYSDADMPASALQEGCQDIATQLVSNMDINVILGRGRRYMFPKGTPDPEYPGDVNQTGVRLDGRDLVQEWLQKHQGARYVWNHQQLIEASQDPAVTYLMGLFEPVDTKFEIYRNPVLDPSLMEMTEAAIRVLSRNPRGFYLFVEGGRIDRGHHEGTAYVALTEAVMFDSAIDKAGQLTSDQDTLTLVTADHSHVFSFGGYTLGSSSIFGLAPLKAQDGKSYTSILYGNGPGYVLNSGDRPNVTEEESGASTYKQQAAVPLSEETHGGEDVAVFARGPQAHLVHGVQEQNYIAHVMAFAACLEPYEACDLSIPAGSSSAAAPLSLTLLLGTLLLLLGAVAQP from the exons ATGCAGGGAGCCccggtgctgctgctgctgctgggcctgAGGCTACAGCTGGCCCATGGTGTCATCCCAG TGGAGGAGGAGAATCCAGCCTTCTGGAACCAGAAAGCCGCCGAGGCCCTGGACACCGCCAAGAAGCTGAAGCCCATTCAGACCTCAGCCAAGAACCTCATCATCTTCCTGGGAGACG GGATGGGCGTGCCCACGGTGACAGCCACCCGGATCCTAAAGGGACAGATGCAAGGCAAGCTGGGGCCTGAGACACCCCTGGCCATGGACCACTTCCCATATATGGCTCTGTCCAAG ACATACAGTGTGGACAGACAGGTGCCAGACAGCGCCAGCACAGCCACGGCCTACCTGTGTGGGGTCAAGGCCAACTACAAGACCATTGGCTTGAGCGCGGCTGCCCGTTTTGACCAGTGCAACACAGCACGAGGCAACGAGGTCATCTCTGTGATGTACCGGGCCAAGCAAGCAG GGAAGTCCGTGGGAGTGGTGACCACCACCAGGGTGCAGCATGCCTCGCCAGCTGGCACATATGCACACACGGTGAACCGCAACTGGTACTCAGATGCAGACATGCCAGCCTCGGCGCTGCAGGAGGGCTGCCAGGACATCGCCACGCAGCTCGTCTCCAACATGGACATTAAT GTCATCTTGGGCAGGGGCCGCAGATACATGTTTCCTAAGGGGACCCCAGACCCTGAGTATCCAGGTGATGTCAACCAGACTGGAGTCAGGCTGGATGGCCGGGACCTCGTGCAGGAGTGGCTGCAAAAGCACCAG GGGGCGCGATATGTGTGGAACCACCAGCAGCTCATTGAGGCGTCCCAGGACCCAGCCGTGACATATCTCATGG GCCTCTTTGAGCCTGTAGACACAAAATTTGAGATCTACCGAAACCCGGTTCTGGACCCCTCCCTGATGGAGATGACGGAGGCAGCCATTCGGGTGCTGAGCAGGAACCCCCGCGGCTTCTACCTCTTTGTGGAGG GGGGCCGCATCGACCGTGGTCATCACGAGGGCACAGCTTATGTGGCTCTGACGGAGGCGGTCATGTTCGACTCTGCCATCGACAAGGCCGGCCAGCTCACCAGCGACCAGGACACGCTGACCCTCGTCACCGCCGACCACTCCCACGTCTTCTCCTTTGGCGGCTACACGCTGGGGAGCAGCTCCATCTTCG GGCTGGCCCCGCTCAAGGCCCAGGACGGCAAGTCTTACACGTCCATCCTGTATGGCAATGGCCCCGGCTACGTGCTGAACTCTGGCGACCGACCCAACGTCACGGAGGAGGAGAGCG GTGCCAGCACCTACAAGCAGCAGGCGGCTGTGCCCCTGTCAGAGGAGACGCACGGAGGCGAGGACGTGGCGGTGTTTGCTCGGGGCCCGCAGGCGCACCTGGTGCACGGGGTGCAGGAGCAGAACTACATCGCGCACGTCATGGCCTTCGCCGCCTGCCTGGAGCCCTATGAGGCCTGCGACCTG AGCATCCCTGCGGGTTCCAGCTCTGCCGCTGCCCCACTGTCGCTGACGCTGCTGCTTGGGACGCTGCTATTGCTGCTGGGGGCAGTCGCCCAGCCCTGA
- the LOC114097850 gene encoding intestinal-type alkaline phosphatase 1-like — MQGARVLLLLLSLRLHGVIPVEEENPAFWNQKASEALDTAKKLKPIQTSAKNLIIFLGDGMGVPTVTATRILKGQLQGKLGPETPLAMDHFPYMALSKTYNVDRQVPDSAGTATAYLCGVKGNYGTIGLSAAARLSQCNTTRGNEVMSVMYRAKQAGKSVGVVTTTTVQHASPAGTYAHTVNRNWYSDADMPASALQEGCQDIATQLVSNMDIDVILGGGRKFMFPKGTPDPEYPSDTTQNGTRLDGRDLVQEWLAKHQGARYVWNRKQLIQVSQDPAVTHLMGLFEPQHLKYEINREPEQDPSLVEMTEVALGLLSRNPRGFYLFVEGGRIDHGHHAGTAFLALMEAVMFDSAIDKAGQLTSDQDTLTLVTADHSHVFSFGGYTLRGSSIFGLAPLKAQDGKSYTSILYGNGPGYVLNSGDRPNVTEEESGARTYKQQAAVPLSSETHGGEDVAVLARGPQAHLVHGVQEQNYIAHVMAFAACLEPYEACDLASPTLQSITVGPGSHLTFPTSQSIPAGSSSAAASLSLTLLLGSLLLLLWAFAQP, encoded by the exons ATGCAGGGAGCccgggtgctgctgctgctgctgagcctGAGGCTACATGGTGTCATCCCAG TGGAGGAGGAGAATCCAGCCTTCTGGAACCAGAAAGCCTCCGAGGCCCTGGACACCGCCAAGAAGCTGAAGCCCATTCAGACCTCAGCCAAGAACCTCATCATCTTCCTGGGGGACG GGATGGGGGTGCCCACGGTGACAGCCACCAGGATCCTAAAGGGACAGTTGCAAGGCAAGCTGGGGCCCGAGACACCCCTGGCCATGGACCACTTCCCATATATGGCTCTATCCAAG ACATACAACGTGGACAGACAGGTGCCAGACAGCGCTGGCACCGCCACAGCCTACCTGTGTGGGGTCAAGGGCAACTATGGAACCATTGGCTTGAGTGCAGCCGCCCGCCTTAGCCAGTGCAACACAACACGAGGCAACGAGGTCATGTCTGTGATGTACCGGGCCAAGCAAGCAG GGAAGTCCGTGGGAGTGGTGACCACCACCACAGTGCAGCATGCCTCGCCAGCTGGCACATATGCACACACGGTGAACCGCAACTGGTACTCAGATGCAGACATGCCAGCCTCGGCGCTGCAGGAGGGCTGCCAGGACATCGCCACGCAGCTCGTCTCCAATATGGACATTGAC GTGATCCTCGGCGGGGGCAGAAAGTTCATGTTTCCCAAGGGCACCCCAGACCCCGAGTACCCAAGTGACACCACCCAGAATGGAACCAGGCTGGATGGACGCGACCTGGTGCAGGAATGGCTGGCAAAGCACCAG GGGGCTCGGTATGTGTGGAACCGCAAGCAGCTCATTCAGGTGTCCCAGGACCCAGCAGTGACGCACCTCATGG GCCTCTTCGAGCCTCAACACTTGAAATATGAAATCAACCGGGAGCCAGAGCAGGACCCCTCCCTGGTGGAGATGacagaggtggccctgggcctgctgAGCAGGAACCCCCGCGGCTTCTACCTCTTCGTGGAAG GGGGCCGCATAGACCACGGGCACCACGCGGGAACCGCTTTCCTGGCTCTGATGGAGGCGGTCATGTTCGACTCTGCCATCGACAAGGCCGGCCAGCTCACCAGCGACCAGGACACGCTGACCCTCGTCACCGCCGACCACTCCCACGTCTTCTCCTTTGGCGGCTACACGCTGCGGGGCAGCTCCATCTTCG GGCTGGCCCCGCTCAAGGCCCAGGACGGCAAGTCTTACACGTCCATCCTGTATGGCAATGGCCCCGGCTACGTGCTGAACTCTGGCGACCGACCCAACGTCACGGAGGAGGAGAGCG GTGCCCGCACCTACAAGCAGCAGGCGGCTGTGCCTCTGTCGTCGGAGACGCACGGAGGCGAGGACGTGGCGGTGTTGGCGCGCGGCCCGCAGGCGCACCTGGTGCACGGGGTGCAGGAGCAGAACTACATCGCGCACGTCATGGCCTTCGCCGCCTGCCTGGAGCCCTATGAGGCCTGCGACCTGGCCTCCCCGACCCTCCAGAGCATCACTGTGGGTCCAGGCTCTCACCTGACATTCCCAACTAGCCAGAGCATCCCTGCGGGTTCCAGCTCTGCTGCAGCCTCATTGTCGCTGACGCTGCTGCTTGGatcgctgctgctgctgctgtgggcATTCGCCCAGCCCTGA